One segment of Nocardioides sp. QY071 DNA contains the following:
- a CDS encoding tyrosine-type recombinase/integrase: protein MVYEDPKTRRRRTKGGFKSRTTADEWADDFKADVRHRPDWIDTSKATPTFRDVARQWLGSQHFDRAHTANHYRRIIEGSSDLMETFGDVLVGEITTEDVKRYVKTASSRLAAQTVRHRFYVLRFVLDEAVEESMIRVNPARAIRRLRLPNQPKVEDHERRQKQSGRRLTAEQIDSLVAALPEPHDMFIRLLAYSGMRPEEACGLTVEDVTVLSPELAVLHVHQVVVEVNGEVIREEVTKTPESNRVIPLDPETSALLVDYIAAHRKRAAKWFTNHPEHDHPGDALPLFVGSVVGGAHDRSALDRLDYSKPLRYGAFYKRHWHKARKAAGIPDGVRVYDLRHTFASMLMDKASEPGGLTPKEVQTIMGHKDGTMLMKRYWHTRDQDAEVLKAQAAAVAAAFQRRAAPDNVTRLDTKRA, encoded by the coding sequence GTGGTGTACGAGGACCCCAAGACTCGCAGGCGACGGACCAAGGGAGGCTTCAAGAGCAGGACGACCGCCGACGAGTGGGCAGACGACTTCAAGGCCGACGTCCGGCACAGGCCCGACTGGATCGACACCAGCAAGGCCACGCCGACGTTCCGAGATGTCGCCCGCCAGTGGCTCGGCTCGCAGCACTTCGACCGTGCCCACACCGCGAACCACTACCGGCGCATCATCGAGGGCAGTAGCGACCTGATGGAGACCTTCGGCGATGTGCTGGTCGGCGAGATCACGACCGAGGACGTCAAGCGCTACGTCAAGACGGCCAGCAGTCGCCTCGCAGCCCAGACCGTGCGTCATCGGTTCTACGTCCTGCGCTTCGTGCTCGATGAGGCAGTCGAGGAGAGCATGATCCGCGTCAACCCGGCACGCGCAATCCGCAGGCTACGTCTCCCGAACCAGCCGAAGGTCGAGGACCACGAGCGCAGGCAGAAGCAGAGCGGTCGTCGGCTCACAGCCGAGCAGATCGACAGCCTGGTTGCCGCGCTCCCCGAGCCGCACGACATGTTCATCCGCCTGCTGGCGTACTCCGGGATGCGACCGGAGGAGGCGTGCGGCCTGACGGTGGAGGACGTGACGGTGCTGAGCCCTGAACTCGCCGTGCTCCACGTTCATCAGGTCGTCGTGGAGGTCAACGGCGAGGTCATCCGCGAGGAGGTCACCAAGACCCCGGAGAGCAACCGAGTCATCCCGCTCGACCCCGAGACGAGCGCGCTCCTGGTCGATTACATCGCAGCCCACCGCAAGCGTGCGGCGAAGTGGTTCACGAACCATCCCGAGCACGATCACCCAGGAGACGCGCTGCCGCTGTTCGTCGGATCAGTGGTGGGTGGGGCGCATGACCGCTCAGCGCTCGACCGTCTCGACTACAGCAAGCCGCTTCGGTACGGCGCGTTCTACAAGCGGCACTGGCACAAGGCTCGGAAGGCAGCCGGCATCCCGGACGGCGTGCGCGTGTACGACCTGCGGCACACGTTCGCTTCCATGCTCATGGACAAGGCCAGCGAGCCAGGAGGCCTGACTCCGAAGGAGGTCCAAACGATCATGGGCCACAAGGACGGCACGATGCTGATGAAGCGCTACTGGCATACCCGCGATCAGGACGCCGAGGTGCTCAAGGCCCAGGCGGCAGCCGTCGCGGCAGCGTTCCAGCGCAGGGCCGCGCCAGACAACGTCACCCGGCTCGACACCAAGCGCGCCTGA
- a CDS encoding ABC transporter permease, translated as MSWWETVRSGLAAIRSHRLRSSLTVLGIVIGISSVILTVGLGQGAQKEVKDQIDALGSNLLIVSPGSTTSSSGVRGGFGSASTLTIADAAALADADAAPDVAAVAPVSTASVSLVNGATNWTTSLAGTTTAWLDVRSRELSAGRFFTTDEAATGAAVAVIGADTATELFGRQSPVGQQVSVNGTRVTIIGVLSSSGASSSGASEDDVAVVPVGTASRLTGSTSSAVSTIYVEAASETTLAAAYQEVQALLATRHGVTTADADFSIATQDSLVETANSTNRTFTVLLAGVAGISLLVGGIGVMNIMLVSVTERIREIGLRKALGAAPRVIRRQFLVEASLLGLTGGVVGVVIGIAGAQVLPHFIDQAVSVSLLATTAALATSLAMGVGFGVYPASRAARLTPIDALRSE; from the coding sequence ATGAGCTGGTGGGAGACGGTCCGCTCCGGTCTGGCGGCGATCAGGTCGCACCGGCTGCGCTCGTCGCTCACCGTGCTAGGCATCGTCATCGGCATCTCCTCGGTCATCCTGACCGTCGGTCTGGGCCAGGGCGCGCAGAAGGAGGTCAAGGACCAGATCGACGCCCTGGGCTCCAACCTGCTCATCGTCTCGCCCGGCAGCACCACCAGCAGCTCCGGCGTACGAGGCGGCTTCGGCTCGGCCTCGACGCTGACGATCGCCGACGCCGCCGCGCTCGCCGATGCCGACGCCGCACCCGACGTGGCGGCGGTCGCGCCCGTGTCCACCGCCTCGGTGTCCCTCGTCAACGGCGCCACCAACTGGACCACCTCGCTCGCCGGTACGACGACCGCCTGGCTCGACGTCCGCAGCCGGGAGCTGAGCGCCGGCCGGTTCTTCACCACCGACGAGGCCGCCACGGGCGCCGCAGTGGCGGTGATCGGCGCCGACACCGCCACGGAGCTGTTCGGCCGGCAGAGCCCGGTCGGCCAGCAGGTGAGCGTCAACGGCACCCGCGTCACGATCATCGGCGTGCTCTCGTCGTCGGGAGCCTCGTCCTCGGGGGCGAGCGAGGACGACGTGGCCGTCGTCCCGGTCGGTACGGCGAGCCGGCTCACCGGGAGCACCTCCAGCGCGGTGTCGACCATCTACGTGGAGGCCGCCAGCGAGACCACGCTGGCGGCCGCGTACCAGGAGGTCCAAGCGCTGCTCGCCACCCGCCACGGCGTGACCACCGCGGACGCCGACTTCTCGATCGCCACGCAGGACTCGTTGGTCGAGACGGCGAACTCCACCAACCGGACCTTCACCGTCCTGCTCGCCGGCGTCGCCGGCATCTCGCTGCTCGTCGGCGGCATCGGGGTCATGAACATCATGCTCGTCTCCGTCACCGAGCGGATCCGCGAGATCGGCTTGCGCAAGGCGCTGGGCGCGGCGCCGCGCGTCATCCGGCGGCAGTTCCTCGTCGAGGCGTCCCTGCTCGGCCTGACCGGCGGCGTCGTCGGAGTCGTGATCGGCATCGCTGGGGCCCAGGTCCTCCCGCACTTCATCGACCAGGCCGTCTCCGTGTCGCTGCTCGCGACCACGGCCGCCCTCGCCACGTCGCTCGCGATGGGCGTCGGCTTCGGCGTGTACCCGGCCAGCCGGGCTGCCCGGCTGACCCCCATCGACGCGCTGCGCAGCGAATGA
- a CDS encoding DUF5666 domain-containing protein has translation MTIPALTRRTARPFAVVAAGTALAAALTGCGGDDPTPDAAAGTATAQGGEAGNGGPGGGMPGTFGLIAAVDGDVLQVRGQGQGSGQTAVTVTDSTTVTDQAAGTLADVTTGVCVVVRTADSGSTDGADKAVTAVTAASVSVTAGDDGTCTGGFGGGPGGGNGERPSGMPTDRPSDLPSDLPSGLPGGGRPGGFGTIGKVTSVSDSGFVVEGIDGDVTVTVDGTTTYTHQVASDSSALSKGRCVRVEGDADDAGAVTATAIQVSDAVSDQCGR, from the coding sequence ATGACCATCCCAGCCCTCACCCGGCGTACCGCCCGCCCGTTCGCCGTCGTCGCCGCCGGCACCGCTCTCGCCGCCGCCCTCACCGGCTGTGGCGGGGACGACCCGACGCCCGACGCCGCTGCCGGCACCGCGACCGCGCAGGGCGGCGAGGCCGGGAACGGCGGCCCCGGCGGCGGGATGCCCGGCACCTTCGGCCTGATCGCCGCGGTCGACGGCGACGTGCTGCAGGTCCGCGGCCAGGGCCAGGGCTCCGGCCAGACCGCGGTCACGGTCACCGACAGCACGACGGTCACCGACCAGGCCGCCGGCACCCTCGCCGACGTCACCACCGGTGTCTGCGTCGTCGTGCGTACGGCGGACAGCGGCTCCACCGACGGCGCCGACAAGGCCGTCACCGCGGTCACCGCGGCCTCGGTCTCCGTGACCGCGGGCGACGACGGCACCTGCACCGGCGGCTTCGGCGGCGGCCCGGGCGGCGGGAACGGCGAACGGCCCAGCGGGATGCCGACCGACCGGCCCTCCGACCTGCCCTCCGACCTGCCCTCCGGCCTGCCCGGCGGCGGACGCCCCGGCGGCTTCGGCACCATCGGCAAGGTGACCTCGGTCAGCGACAGCGGCTTCGTCGTCGAGGGCATCGACGGCGACGTCACCGTCACGGTCGACGGCACCACGACCTACACCCACCAGGTCGCCTCCGACTCCTCGGCCCTGAGCAAGGGCCGCTGCGTCCGCGTCGAGGGCGACGCGGACGACGCCGGCGCGGTCACCGCGACGGCGATCCAGGTCAGCGACGCGGTGAGCGACCAGTGCGGGCGTTGA
- a CDS encoding HlyD family efflux transporter periplasmic adaptor subunit, which translates to MRRAPRRVVVPLAVLALAGTGFAAYGATGDDAVSYRTVVAATGDVEQTLDLSGVIGASGRSDLAFGTDGEVARVPVAVGDEVRQGQVIAVLDRAALRAAVDQARSDLASAKARLADDEDAQAASVATATTSTPATEEPSGSSGSSGSPTKGATPTATTPDLTALTAQQDAVTSAQSAAGTALERSTAALATQEQACRATADPTGAPSSDPTDAPSSEPTDGSGLDEDCTQALAAVQSAQSATAQAQQALQDAISTLTATLTAALGDLVTGSGLATPDAPSSDAPTSDAPTSDAVPSDATPSRTVTAATLADDQAAIDKAKSDLASARADLEAAAVRAPAAGTVTSLSVAKGDDVSSGDTVAVVVAPGVTTVSLEVTETEAARLRTGTAVEATPSGATDPLAGEISRVSNVPTSSASDSTSDTASDPTYAVDITLDERDLALPEGLPASVEVVVGSAQDAVTVPASAISDGTVTTLVDGRAERVRVTTGIVGSTDVEIVDGIEAGTRVVLADLDADLPSSDGQDQQGFGGGGFGGNGVRMGPPGGSVTIRR; encoded by the coding sequence TTGAGGAGGGCACCCCGCCGGGTCGTCGTACCCCTCGCGGTGCTGGCGCTCGCGGGCACCGGCTTCGCGGCGTACGGAGCCACGGGCGACGACGCCGTCTCGTACCGCACGGTCGTGGCCGCCACCGGCGACGTCGAGCAGACCCTCGACCTGTCCGGCGTGATCGGGGCGAGCGGCCGGTCCGACCTCGCCTTCGGCACGGACGGCGAGGTCGCCCGGGTGCCCGTCGCCGTGGGGGACGAGGTCCGGCAGGGCCAGGTGATCGCGGTCCTCGACCGCGCCGCGCTCCGGGCCGCGGTCGACCAGGCCAGGTCCGACCTCGCGAGCGCCAAGGCCCGGCTCGCCGACGACGAGGACGCCCAGGCCGCCTCGGTCGCGACCGCCACCACCAGCACCCCCGCGACCGAGGAGCCGTCGGGATCCTCCGGCTCCTCGGGCTCGCCCACCAAGGGCGCGACCCCGACCGCGACGACCCCCGACCTCACCGCGCTCACGGCCCAGCAGGACGCCGTGACCTCGGCGCAGTCGGCGGCCGGCACCGCCCTGGAGAGGTCGACCGCGGCCCTCGCCACCCAGGAGCAGGCCTGCCGGGCGACGGCCGACCCGACCGGTGCACCCAGCAGTGACCCGACCGACGCACCCAGCAGCGAACCGACGGACGGGTCCGGCCTCGACGAGGACTGCACCCAGGCACTCGCCGCGGTCCAGTCCGCCCAGTCCGCGACGGCCCAGGCCCAGCAGGCGCTCCAGGACGCGATCTCCACCCTGACCGCCACACTCACCGCCGCGCTCGGCGACCTCGTCACCGGATCCGGACTGGCCACCCCCGACGCGCCCAGCTCCGACGCCCCCACCTCCGACGCCCCCACCTCTGACGCCGTGCCCTCCGATGCAACCCCGTCGCGCACCGTCACCGCAGCGACGCTGGCCGACGACCAGGCCGCGATCGACAAGGCGAAGTCCGACCTGGCCTCCGCCCGCGCCGACCTGGAGGCCGCTGCGGTCCGCGCCCCCGCGGCCGGCACGGTCACCTCCCTGTCGGTCGCGAAGGGCGACGACGTGTCCTCCGGCGACACGGTCGCGGTCGTGGTCGCCCCAGGGGTGACCACGGTGTCCCTGGAGGTCACCGAGACCGAGGCCGCCCGGCTGAGGACGGGTACCGCCGTCGAGGCCACGCCCTCGGGCGCGACCGACCCGCTGGCCGGCGAGATCAGCCGGGTCTCGAACGTCCCGACCAGCTCGGCCTCGGACTCGACCTCCGACACGGCCTCCGACCCGACGTACGCCGTCGACATCACGCTGGACGAGCGCGATCTCGCGCTGCCGGAGGGCCTGCCCGCGTCGGTCGAGGTGGTCGTCGGCAGCGCGCAGGACGCCGTCACCGTCCCCGCCTCGGCCATCAGTGACGGCACCGTGACCACCCTGGTGGACGGCAGGGCCGAGCGGGTGCGGGTCACGACCGGCATCGTCGGCAGCACCGACGTGGAGATCGTCGACGGGATCGAGGCCGGTACCCGGGTGGTCCTGGCGGATCTCGACGCCGACCTGCCGAGCAGCGACGGCCAGGACCAGCAGGGCTTCGGCGGTGGCGGGTTCGGCGGCAACGGGGTCCGGATGGGACCGCCCGGCGGCAGCGTCACGATCCGCCGGTGA
- a CDS encoding aminoglycoside phosphotransferase family protein, whose translation MSTSTWTSAVWATEQFRAELCAFLTAAVGFPERVEVVALRPWSALWRVTAGGRTSYAKQNCPGQAHEARLMARLARVAPDRVVPVLAADPDRDLLLTADLGPTVHDRGGAADPATWARIAADAADLQRRLVGAVDDLRLSVLAPADSTTYVADAVGRLAALAPDDPRRLAPEVAVLLEALLPTVERWSDRVEDLDLPLTLLHNDLHAENVVLAPDGGLRFFDFGDALVGDPLAGLYVPLAMARESLGLPPDDPALWRIADAALEVWSDLAAPADLRAALPAALQLGRLARVESWRRCVATMTPDERREFGSAPAVRLASLLDPPPLGGSAALG comes from the coding sequence GTGAGCACGAGCACCTGGACGAGCGCGGTGTGGGCGACGGAGCAGTTCCGCGCCGAGCTGTGCGCGTTCCTGACCGCCGCGGTCGGGTTCCCGGAGCGGGTCGAGGTGGTCGCGCTCCGGCCGTGGTCCGCGCTGTGGCGGGTCACGGCGGGCGGCCGGACGTCGTACGCCAAGCAGAACTGTCCGGGCCAGGCCCACGAGGCCCGGCTGATGGCACGCCTCGCCCGGGTCGCCCCCGACCGCGTCGTGCCGGTCCTCGCGGCCGACCCGGACCGCGACCTGCTGCTCACCGCCGACCTCGGCCCGACCGTCCACGACCGCGGGGGAGCAGCGGATCCGGCGACCTGGGCCCGGATCGCCGCCGACGCCGCGGACCTGCAGCGCCGGCTCGTCGGCGCGGTCGACGACCTCCGCCTGAGCGTCCTCGCCCCCGCCGACTCCACGACGTACGTCGCTGACGCGGTCGGTCGCCTCGCCGCCCTCGCCCCCGACGACCCCCGTCGTCTGGCTCCCGAGGTCGCCGTCCTGCTCGAGGCGCTGCTCCCGACCGTCGAGCGCTGGTCCGACCGGGTCGAGGACCTCGACCTGCCGCTCACCCTGCTTCACAACGACCTGCACGCCGAGAACGTCGTGCTCGCGCCCGACGGCGGCCTGCGCTTCTTCGACTTCGGCGACGCCCTCGTCGGTGACCCCCTCGCCGGCCTGTACGTCCCGCTGGCCATGGCCCGCGAGTCCCTCGGGCTGCCACCGGACGACCCGGCCCTGTGGCGCATCGCCGACGCCGCCCTCGAGGTCTGGTCCGACCTCGCCGCCCCGGCCGACCTGCGCGCCGCCCTGCCCGCCGCCCTCCAGCTCGGCCGCCTGGCCCGCGTCGAGTCCTGGCGCCGCTGCGTGGCCACCATGACGCCCGACGAACGACGCGAGTTCGGCTCGGCGCCCGCCGTACGCCTGGCCTCGCTGCTCGACCCACCGCCGCTCGGCGGGAGCGCCGCACTAGGGTGA
- a CDS encoding ATP-binding protein: METRAISAAEALDLINRGESHFWDFKSSMSNGKVIQKIGCALANADGGEFLVGVEDPKTGSGLDRWKGFAAVEDGNHIMQSLSVDVTPAVPYVAEWLQVVGDESAGFACLLSVRKSPTVHQTADGTVYVRRNASTAKIDAAERVNLALSKGAETYENQELASYTADELAQEDELARFLSTLSPKTAPDDFVRKQRLANKDTGKARLSGAILFAESPSAVATKRCAVKVARYETKVEKPDRKHLSGVPITIEAPAYELIDQTISEVQRLIESVSVLSPSGNLEPLVYPPEALKEVIVNAVIHRDYNISDDIVIRVFDNRVEVKSPGRLPGHMTLDNLLTDRFSRNPTINRLINKYPDPPNKDIGEGLKTTMRSMAEAKLKPPRFAQEDNYFVVTIEHTPLARPQEIVLQYLENHDEITNAIARELTGINSENSMKEVFYDLRDAGAIERVPGKAGNKSAWRRVQQPTGPTNDATNDATNDATNDATTGPTKSPRRARRIQPRRLTRAQRKGNKR, from the coding sequence ATGGAGACCCGCGCAATCTCTGCCGCAGAGGCCTTGGACCTGATCAACCGAGGCGAGTCCCACTTCTGGGACTTCAAGAGTTCGATGAGCAACGGCAAGGTGATTCAGAAGATCGGCTGCGCGCTCGCCAACGCTGACGGTGGCGAGTTCCTTGTTGGAGTCGAAGATCCAAAGACGGGCTCAGGGCTCGACCGCTGGAAGGGGTTTGCCGCGGTCGAGGACGGCAACCACATCATGCAGTCGCTCAGCGTTGACGTGACACCTGCCGTCCCGTACGTCGCGGAGTGGCTCCAGGTGGTCGGAGACGAGTCAGCCGGATTCGCATGCCTCCTGTCCGTTCGCAAGAGCCCGACCGTGCACCAGACCGCCGACGGGACGGTCTATGTTCGCCGCAACGCATCCACCGCGAAGATCGACGCTGCCGAGCGGGTGAACCTGGCGCTGTCGAAGGGCGCTGAGACGTACGAGAATCAGGAACTTGCCTCCTACACCGCTGACGAACTGGCACAGGAAGACGAACTTGCCAGGTTCCTCAGCACGTTGAGTCCCAAGACCGCTCCGGACGACTTCGTGCGCAAGCAGCGGCTGGCGAACAAGGACACCGGCAAGGCGCGCTTGTCGGGTGCGATTCTGTTCGCGGAGTCCCCCTCGGCTGTCGCCACGAAGCGGTGCGCGGTGAAGGTCGCGCGGTACGAGACGAAGGTGGAGAAGCCCGACCGCAAGCACCTGAGCGGCGTTCCGATCACGATCGAGGCTCCAGCCTACGAGCTGATCGATCAGACGATCAGCGAAGTTCAACGGCTAATCGAGTCTGTGTCTGTTCTCAGCCCCAGCGGCAACTTGGAGCCGCTGGTGTACCCACCGGAGGCCTTGAAGGAGGTCATCGTCAACGCGGTGATCCACAGGGACTACAACATCTCCGACGACATCGTCATCCGGGTGTTCGACAACCGCGTCGAGGTGAAGAGCCCGGGGCGTCTCCCAGGACACATGACTCTGGACAACTTGCTCACTGACCGGTTCTCGCGCAACCCAACGATAAACCGGCTCATCAACAAGTACCCGGACCCGCCGAACAAAGACATCGGCGAGGGTCTGAAGACCACGATGCGCAGCATGGCTGAGGCCAAGTTGAAGCCGCCGCGGTTCGCGCAGGAAGACAACTACTTCGTCGTCACGATTGAGCACACTCCGCTGGCGAGGCCACAAGAGATCGTGCTCCAGTACCTCGAGAACCACGACGAGATCACGAACGCGATCGCCCGGGAACTGACGGGCATCAACTCTGAGAACAGCATGAAGGAGGTCTTTTACGACCTCCGCGACGCCGGTGCGATCGAACGTGTGCCGGGGAAGGCGGGCAACAAGTCCGCATGGCGACGGGTTCAACAACCGACGGGACCGACGAACGACGCGACGAATGACGCGACGAATGACGCGACGAATGACGCGACGACAGGACCGACGAAGTCACCGCGCAGAGCACGGCGCATTCAGCCAAGGCGTCTGACTCGTGCCCAGCGGAAGGGCAACAAGCGATAG